One segment of Halococcus salsus DNA contains the following:
- a CDS encoding acc operon protein — MERDSLAEALARAIPDDASSEEAAAIAAALGTHLGDQERAAAARSEAKETWDGKRWAFAGRVAALQGRQVRVPKSAPLDGWAAAGRSDRF; from the coding sequence ATGGAGAGGGACTCACTGGCCGAGGCCCTCGCGCGAGCGATCCCCGACGACGCCAGCAGTGAGGAAGCCGCCGCCATCGCGGCCGCGCTCGGGACCCACCTCGGCGACCAGGAGCGCGCGGCGGCCGCCAGGAGCGAGGCGAAGGAGACCTGGGACGGCAAGCGGTGGGCGTTCGCGGGGCGGGTCGCGGCGCTCCAGGGTCGGCAGGTTCGCGTGCCGAAGTCCGCACCGCTCGACGGCTGGGCGGCTGCCGGACGGTCGGACCGATTCTGA
- a CDS encoding sodium-dependent transporter, translating to MATRETWTTRAGFILAAVGSAVGLGNIWRFPFQTSANGGAAFLVVYLFAVLLIGIPVLLGEFVIGRRANTSAIGAFKKLNHPAWWVVGALGILASFWTLSYYSVIGGWVIRYIGGSITGAALAAPEGYFGAISVGSSSVITHVVFMAITVGVVALGIEDGIELATKVMVPAIVVLLVGLAIFAATLPGAGEGYAFFLEPDLNAIVSNAGTVLPAAFGQAFFSLSVGFSVMITYASYLGEDDSLLADGLTIGIANTAIGVIAGLVVLPLLFAQGVSASTSGPGAVFVSIPTAMANLPGGGIVGRVVGIVFFGVVLIAALSSSISLLEAAVAFLVDNYGFLRGRTAATLGGVAFVLGIPSAWDTAWLSWFDGVGVSLLLPVTVLGVVVFVGWVLGKDAVAEFRTGSSADSLATVWLWGLRTVILAVVVVVLLLNFRDLFLTPEAGDYFIIPGPLR from the coding sequence ATGGCAACACGTGAGACCTGGACGACCCGGGCGGGGTTCATCCTCGCGGCGGTTGGGAGCGCGGTCGGACTGGGCAACATCTGGCGGTTTCCGTTCCAAACCTCGGCGAACGGGGGGGCGGCGTTCCTCGTCGTCTACCTCTTCGCGGTACTGTTGATCGGGATCCCGGTACTGCTCGGCGAGTTCGTGATCGGCCGGCGCGCGAACACCAGCGCGATCGGCGCGTTCAAGAAACTCAACCACCCCGCGTGGTGGGTGGTCGGCGCGCTCGGTATCCTCGCCTCCTTCTGGACGCTCTCGTACTACAGCGTGATCGGTGGCTGGGTGATCCGATACATCGGCGGTTCGATCACCGGGGCCGCGCTCGCCGCGCCCGAAGGCTACTTCGGGGCGATCTCCGTGGGGTCGTCGTCGGTCATCACCCACGTGGTCTTCATGGCGATCACGGTCGGGGTCGTCGCGCTCGGGATCGAGGACGGCATCGAGCTCGCGACCAAGGTGATGGTGCCGGCGATCGTGGTCCTACTGGTGGGCCTCGCTATCTTCGCGGCGACCCTCCCCGGCGCGGGCGAGGGCTACGCCTTCTTCCTGGAGCCCGACCTGAACGCCATCGTCTCGAACGCCGGGACGGTGCTGCCGGCGGCGTTCGGCCAGGCGTTCTTCTCGCTCTCGGTCGGGTTCAGCGTGATGATAACCTACGCCTCCTACCTCGGCGAGGACGACAGCCTCCTCGCCGACGGCCTCACCATCGGTATCGCGAACACCGCCATCGGCGTGATCGCGGGACTCGTGGTGTTGCCGCTGTTGTTCGCCCAGGGCGTCTCGGCCAGCACGAGCGGGCCCGGCGCGGTGTTCGTCTCGATCCCGACCGCGATGGCGAACCTCCCCGGCGGGGGCATCGTCGGCCGGGTCGTCGGCATCGTCTTCTTCGGCGTGGTGTTGATCGCGGCGCTCTCGTCGTCGATCAGTCTGCTCGAAGCCGCCGTGGCGTTCCTCGTCGACAACTACGGATTCCTGCGCGGGCGAACGGCGGCGACGCTCGGCGGTGTGGCCTTCGTTCTCGGGATCCCCTCGGCGTGGGACACCGCGTGGCTGAGCTGGTTCGACGGCGTCGGCGTCTCGCTGTTGCTCCCGGTCACCGTGCTCGGCGTCGTGGTCTTCGTCGGTTGGGTGCTCGGCAAGGACGCCGTCGCGGAGTTCCGAACGGGTTCGAGCGCCGATTCGCTCGCGACGGTGTGGCTCTGGGGTCTCAGAACGGTGATCCTCGCCGTCGTCGTCGTCGTGCTCCTCCTCAACTTCCGGGACCTCTTCCTCACGCCGGAGGCGGGCGACTACTTCATCATCCCCGGGCCGCTTCGGTAG
- a CDS encoding acyl-CoA carboxylase subunit beta has translation MSDDSDDRSPIEELRERKRAAALGGGEERIEAQHDRGKKTARERIEYFLDDDTFHEFDQLRTHRSTNFDMDEHKLPGDGVVTGYGDVDGRTVFVFAHDFTVFGGSLGEVFAEKVCKVMDEAMEVGAPIIGLNDSAGARIQEGIDSLAGYAEVFHRNQQASGVVPQISAIMGPCAGGAVYSPAITDFIFMVEDTSHMFITGPEVIETVTGEEVSFEELGGASAHTEDSGVAHFSETDEEQALDDIRRLLSYLPQNNVEDPPRVDPWDDPERADDDLSDLVPDAPRKPYDMTAVVDRIVDEGSLFEVADSYARNLVTAFARLDGRAVGVVANQPRVNAGTLDIDASLKGSRFVRFCDAFNIPILTFVDVPGFMPGTEQEKGGIIKHGAKLLYAYSEATVPLLTTITRKAYGGAYDVMASKHIEADVNYAWPGAEIAVMGPQGAVNILYDDELEEADDVEARRDELIDEYRDTFANPYIAAERGFVDDVIEPKATRSILIEDLEMLSSKRTSGPDRKHGNIPL, from the coding sequence ATGAGCGACGATTCGGACGACAGGAGCCCCATCGAGGAGCTCCGGGAGCGAAAACGGGCGGCGGCACTGGGTGGCGGCGAGGAGCGTATCGAGGCCCAGCACGACCGGGGGAAGAAGACCGCTCGCGAGCGGATCGAGTACTTCCTCGACGACGATACCTTCCACGAGTTCGACCAGCTCCGCACGCATCGCTCGACCAACTTCGACATGGACGAGCACAAGCTGCCGGGCGACGGGGTGGTCACGGGCTACGGCGACGTCGACGGTCGGACGGTCTTCGTCTTCGCCCACGACTTCACGGTGTTCGGTGGTTCTCTGGGAGAGGTGTTCGCCGAGAAGGTCTGTAAGGTGATGGACGAGGCGATGGAGGTCGGTGCGCCGATCATCGGGCTCAACGACTCGGCGGGCGCACGGATCCAAGAGGGGATCGACTCGCTGGCGGGCTACGCGGAGGTCTTCCACCGAAACCAGCAGGCCTCCGGTGTCGTGCCGCAGATCTCCGCGATCATGGGCCCGTGTGCGGGCGGGGCGGTCTACTCGCCCGCCATCACGGACTTCATCTTCATGGTCGAGGACACCAGCCACATGTTCATCACCGGCCCGGAGGTCATCGAGACCGTCACCGGTGAGGAGGTCTCCTTCGAGGAACTCGGTGGTGCCTCGGCCCACACCGAGGACAGCGGTGTCGCGCACTTCTCGGAGACCGACGAGGAGCAGGCGCTCGACGACATCCGGCGACTCCTCTCCTACCTCCCGCAGAACAACGTCGAGGACCCTCCGAGAGTCGATCCGTGGGACGACCCCGAACGGGCCGACGACGACCTCTCGGATCTCGTCCCCGACGCGCCGCGCAAACCCTACGACATGACCGCGGTGGTCGACCGGATCGTGGACGAGGGCTCGCTGTTCGAGGTCGCGGACTCCTACGCCCGCAATCTCGTGACGGCGTTCGCACGGCTCGACGGCCGCGCAGTGGGCGTCGTGGCGAACCAGCCTCGCGTCAACGCGGGCACCCTCGACATCGACGCCTCGCTCAAGGGTTCGCGGTTCGTCCGCTTCTGTGACGCGTTCAACATTCCTATCCTAACCTTCGTCGACGTGCCGGGGTTCATGCCCGGCACCGAGCAGGAAAAGGGCGGGATCATCAAACACGGCGCGAAGCTCCTCTACGCCTACTCCGAAGCCACGGTTCCCCTCCTCACCACGATCACGAGGAAAGCCTACGGCGGGGCCTACGACGTGATGGCCTCGAAACACATCGAGGCCGACGTCAACTACGCGTGGCCGGGGGCCGAGATCGCCGTGATGGGGCCCCAGGGCGCGGTGAACATCCTCTACGACGACGAGTTGGAGGAGGCCGACGACGTCGAGGCCCGCCGCGACGAACTCATCGACGAGTACCGCGATACCTTCGCGAACCCCTACATCGCCGCCGAGCGTGGCTTCGTCGACGACGTCATCGAACCCAAGGCGACCCGTTCGATCCTGATCGAGGACCTCGAAATGCTGTCGAGCAAGCGCACGTCGGGCCCCGACCGGAAACACGGCAACATCCCACTCTGA
- a CDS encoding NADPH:quinone reductase — MRAVRFHDHGGPDVLRVDEVDRPEPANEEVLVEVHAAGVNPVDTYFREGSYEPFTLPMTPGIDFAGEVVAVGEGVEEFEDGDRVYGTGVGRSHQGSYAEYATVPVEYLVGLPDGVDATEAGAAGVVAATAWRALVDHAGLEPGETCLIHGGSGGVGHVAIQVAAAAGAHVVTTASPDYHDRLADLGADVVLDYSREDLADAVRGAATDRAGATEGVDVILDHRLDDYLQFDAEVAATGARVVGIGENDPQVGFEHDGVARSKDVSYQFMSMFNTPDLRVALRRLAYLMDGGELTVDVAREYDLDEADEAQRAVLEDSFFGKLVLVP; from the coding sequence ATGCGCGCAGTCCGCTTTCACGACCACGGTGGTCCCGACGTGCTCCGGGTCGACGAGGTCGACCGACCCGAGCCGGCGAACGAGGAGGTCCTGGTCGAGGTCCACGCGGCGGGCGTGAACCCCGTCGACACCTACTTCCGGGAGGGGTCGTACGAGCCGTTCACCCTCCCGATGACGCCCGGGATCGACTTCGCGGGCGAGGTGGTCGCCGTCGGGGAAGGTGTCGAGGAGTTCGAGGACGGCGACCGGGTCTACGGCACCGGGGTCGGCCGGAGTCACCAGGGAAGCTACGCGGAGTACGCGACGGTACCGGTCGAGTATCTCGTGGGGCTCCCCGACGGGGTGGACGCGACCGAGGCGGGCGCGGCGGGGGTCGTCGCGGCCACCGCGTGGCGCGCGCTGGTCGACCACGCGGGCCTCGAACCCGGCGAGACCTGTCTGATCCACGGCGGCAGCGGCGGGGTGGGCCACGTCGCTATCCAGGTCGCCGCCGCGGCGGGTGCGCACGTCGTCACGACCGCCAGCCCCGACTACCACGACCGACTGGCCGACCTCGGGGCGGACGTCGTGCTGGACTACTCGCGCGAAGACCTCGCGGATGCGGTGCGCGGGGCCGCGACCGACCGCGCCGGCGCGACCGAGGGAGTAGACGTAATTCTCGACCACCGGCTCGACGACTACCTCCAGTTCGACGCGGAGGTCGCGGCGACCGGCGCGCGAGTGGTCGGGATCGGCGAGAACGATCCACAGGTGGGGTTCGAGCACGACGGCGTCGCCCGGAGCAAGGACGTCTCCTACCAGTTCATGTCGATGTTCAACACGCCGGACCTCCGGGTCGCGCTTCGGCGGCTGGCCTACCTCATGGACGGGGGCGAGCTGACGGTCGACGTGGCGCGGGAGTACGACCTCGACGAGGCGGACGAGGCCCAGCGCGCGGTGCTCGAGGACAGCTTCTTCGGCAAGCTCGTGTTGGTTCCCTGA
- a CDS encoding DUF7553 family protein: MSDDLPPILDVRDALDEIETSADADVGDDLEAIRARLDELDDRGRADDQSVVDDIDGLVLGLRESLDGEADRRAEGVQNRLRTYRDALHDASTTLSLSGAELRDGSGDRAGVVDHAGETVDLVGTLVNGGDARAAVVSLAFHDNDGAPVRKVESHEVGLDSDERRDVGLTVYVPENAAYYATTALDADDPRATSDTDAPDGNE; this comes from the coding sequence ATGAGCGACGACCTCCCCCCGATACTCGACGTCCGAGACGCGCTCGACGAGATCGAAACCAGCGCCGACGCCGACGTCGGCGACGACCTCGAGGCGATCCGGGCGCGGCTCGACGAACTCGACGACCGTGGCCGCGCGGACGACCAGTCGGTGGTCGACGACATCGACGGGCTCGTGCTCGGGCTCCGGGAATCGCTCGACGGCGAAGCCGACCGCCGGGCGGAGGGCGTCCAGAACCGCCTCCGAACCTACCGGGACGCGCTCCACGACGCCTCGACCACCCTCTCGTTGTCGGGAGCCGAACTCCGCGACGGGTCGGGGGATCGCGCTGGCGTCGTGGACCACGCGGGCGAAACCGTGGACCTGGTCGGCACGCTCGTCAACGGGGGCGACGCACGTGCGGCGGTCGTCTCGCTCGCCTTTCACGACAACGACGGCGCTCCGGTTCGGAAGGTCGAGAGCCACGAAGTGGGGCTCGACTCGGACGAACGCCGCGACGTCGGTCTCACCGTCTACGTCCCCGAGAACGCGGCGTACTACGCCACGACGGCGCTCGACGCCGACGACCCGCGGGCGACGAGCGATACCGACGCGCCCGACGGGAACGAGTAG